The Silene latifolia isolate original U9 population chromosome X, ASM4854445v1, whole genome shotgun sequence genome contains the following window.
AAGACTAGAGTCGGTAACTTTTTATAAAACCTTTTTAAAAAACGAAATTTCATAGCCCGCGTACCTTAAATCCACTGCCAAAAGGCCTACAACAACTAAAGTTCTTCAAAATACCAGTATCAGTGCACTACTACATCAAAGGCTCAGTGCCACAACAGAGAAGGATCAGGTCCTTTGGCGGTCTCGTAATCTCCTGCCAACTAGATTATCCGGACCATGTCCCAATCTATTGAGGTTAACTGGACGCTTTGTAGTAGCCTATTTTTTCGGCGATTTctctttttcaaaattttcaggCTCCAATTGGGGAACCTCATCTACAGCTCCTTTGGCGGTCTTGTGACAGCTCTGTAGGAAGCTCTTCAGCATTAGGCTCCTTTGGGAGGGTTGCAGCCAGGGCATTCAGTAAAATCCAAGGCCAATTGCTTTGCGGCGTCTCTTTACAAATCTGTTGTTTCATAGAAAGCAAAATGTCCTCGTTGCTTTCCCCACACACAAAATCTTCTTCATCTTCCAAAGTTTGCTTGCCATGAATCAAGCAATAGTTGAGCATTTGGATAGCAATATTTTGTCCAGCTTCCGTCACAAGGGATTCGTACGAAATAGAAAATGGAGGAACGACTCTTTTCCTTTTCTTTGCAGCAGCACTAGTGGTGCCATATTTTTTGCACAAGCTTTCTTCTTTGTCAATGCAGTAAGAACACTTGCTCTTCGTAATACAAGAAGAGGGAGTTCCTCCTAAGTTGGTGAAACAGAAGGCAATTGGGGCATCATCTGGATTATCATTGATAATTTTTTCCAAATCTTTGGTTCTATAATAGAACCAAGCCTGCACAGTAAACTTTACATCAATATTCTCATCATAACCTATCAATCTGTTATTATCTCAATCAATCAAGTTgattaaaccaaaaaaaaaaatcaattaggAGTTACCTGAAGTATAGATGGAGAGAAGCTCAGAAACGCAGGGCTCGGGTTCCGAGCATCAAGAATCACAAATTTCCAAATGACATTAGCCCAATTGACTTGCTCAATCTTATTTATATCACAACCAAAAAACATTTATCTACCATATAAAGCTGAATTTGGGATAAGGAAGAAATTTAGTAAGAAGAAATAAGTCAACTTCTTAAGCGATTCTTTGTTTTCCTCAATAACTGGTATCTTATTGAAAATTTTATCAAGAGTACTTTTCCTGAGTAGCTCCTGTATGTTCTTAGGATCTATCGACAACGAAGTCACGAACTTCACGAAGTATTCTGGAAGCTCAGACCCAACGGACTTCCCTTTATGCTTCACTTCATTGTTCGTTTCCAGCTTAATTCCTAAGCTTTTTTCTGCGTCTTTGCCCTCGGCTTTTATTCCCAGCAAAAATGCAATTTCGTGCTCAGAGAGAGTACGCCATTGATTGCCTATCAAAAAGGCATCTTTCTCGCTGTCATATGAATCCAGGATCTTTTTGAGAAGTACATGGTTAGTCTTTCTTGTAGTAGAACCAGCTTTCAGTATTTTATAGAAGATTGAATGTTGCATAAGTTCTACAGTTTGAATGGGGGGCAATCCAGCCCATAGGAATTGTGTTATGTCAATATATCTGATTGGCTATACTCCATTtataattggtttttgtttttcgttttttgtttttgtttacaTGGACTGGTCTTTGTTGACAAAGACTGGTTTTGGTTCTGGGAACTTAAAAGGATAACGATGCAGCTGGCAACTTAAAGGATAACGAGGCAACTAAAATACTTGTAAGGATAACGATGCAGCTGGCAACTTAAAGGATCGCCCCCCATTCAAACTGCAGAACTTATGCAACATTCAATCTTCTATAAAATACTGAAAGCTGGTTCTACTAGAAGAAAGACTAACCATGTGCTTCTCAAAAAGATCCTGGATTCATATGACAGCGAGAAAGATGCCTTTTTGATAGGCAATCAATGGCGTGTTCTCTCTGAGCACGAAATTGCATTTTTGCTGGGAATGAAAGCCAAGGGCAAAGACGCAGAAAAAAGCTTAGGAATTAAGCTGGAAACGAACAATGAAGTGAAGCATAAAGGGAAGTCCGTTGGGTCTGGGTCTGAGCTTCCAGAATACTTCACGTTCGTGAAGTTCGTGACTTCGTTGTCGATGGATCCTAAGAACATCCAGGAGGTACTCAGGAAAAGTACTCTTGATAAAATTTTCAATAAGATACCAGTTACTGAGGAAAACAAAGAATCGCTTAAGAAGTTGACTTATTTCTTCTTACTGAATTTCTTCCGTATCCCAAATTCAGCTTTATATGGTAGACAAATGTTTTTTGGTTGTGATATAAATAAGATTGAGCAAGTCAATTGGGCTAATGTCATTTGGAAACTTGTGATTCTTGATGCTCGGAAAACGAGCCCGAGCCCTGCGTTTCTGAGCTTCTCTCCATCTATACTTAAGGTAACTcctaattgattttttttttttttttggtttactCAACTTGATTGGTTGAGATAATAACAGATTGATAGGTTATGATGAGAAGATTGATGTAAAGTTTACTCTGCAGGCATGGTTCTATTATAGAACCAAAGATTTGGAAAAAATTATCAATGATAATCCAGATGATGCCCCAACTGCCTTCTGTTTCACCAACTTAGGAGGAACTCCCTCTTCTTGTATTTCGAAGAGCAAGTGTTCTTACTGCATTGACAAAGAAGAAAGCTTGTGCAAAAAATATGGCACCACTAGTGCTGCTGCAAGGAAAAGGAAAAGAGTCGTTCCTCCATTTTCTATTTCGTACGAATCCCTTGTGACGGAAGCTGGACAAAATATTGCTATCCAAATGCTCAACTATTGCTTGATTCATGGCAAGCAAACTTTGGAAGATGAAGAAGATTTTGTGTGTGGGGAAAGCAACGAGGACATTTTGCTTTCTATGAAACAACAGATTTGTAAAGAGACGCCGCAAAGCAATTGGCCTTGGATTTTACTGAATGCCCTGGCTGCAACCCTCCCAAAGGAGCCTAATGCTGAAGAGCTTCCTACAGAGCTGTCACAAGACAAAGGTGGAAATTTGGAAGATCGATTGTCGGCTGCTTCAAAGAGCCAAGAAACAGGAGCTGTAGATGAGGTTCCCCAATTGGAGcctgaaaattttgaaaaagagAAATCGCCGAAAAAGAAGGCTGCTACAAAGCGTCCAGTTAACCTCTATGTTGGTCACAAATCTTGCAACTAAATTAAGATGTAGAATAGCTTTGATCTCGCCTCTCACACCAAAATAAGACTATTTGCAATGAAGAAATGTTATCTATGTGGGAGCATACCAGAAAAACAACTGAAAGGACCCTTTGATTCTTTTCTAACCCTGAGAGCTGGATTCCTTCTGTGGAGTCAGAACGGGgatcatcttttttcattttaatttttaCTGCTCTTCTACGCAACCCGTATAAAGACTCCGCAAACGAAGCATCTGAAAACAAACAGTTCAAAACAAAAGATTATGTCAATGCCGCCCAAAAAAACCTTAGTAGTAGattcccttaatggatacttGTATCTAACTAAATGAACATAAAAACTAAAGAGGACGTTCAGAGGAAAAACATCAGAAGACAAAAAAATACGACTCCCCCTCCTCCAATGTTCAAAGACGGTACAACTATACTATCATGGCAATCTGATCACCAATTGTAAGAAAACATCATTGTGGCATTCTATACTATTATTTCCTATTCTAATTTGACATAAATTGAGGACCTTAAAACATTTTTTTATCTTAGTTTAAAGGCATGTTAggatcgtttttttttttggttcagtGCTCCGACTTTTATCGGCCCACAACTCTCAATGTTATCTTTACGGAGTTGCGCACATATATAGAACAGCTGTCCACTGCCAAGACTCCAGACATTTACACCTAACACCTCTGCCCCTCCCATCCTACAATAAGCAAATTGCAAAGATAAATTTTTAACATTTTTAGCTACAACAATGAAAACATTGTTTATCGCGCTCCTTCATAATTAGAATTCCGTTGATGGTAAACCAttaaaaaaaacacaatattcaACTGAAATCAAATCACTGAAGAAAGCCTGACGTTTCCACAAGGGACACCCAATACCTGTGGTTCTGACGCTATGAGTTTCGAGAACTAACATCAACAAGGCAAAGAACTCATCCTCGTAGTCCAACACCTTGTGTAAAATCGGCCTTCTGAGAGCCATCACCTGCATTATAGAATATGCTCGTGTTTTCAGTCGTGCACATGAAAGGCAAACATACTCAGAATATACAACCACATACTCGCCACTTAAAAGTTAAAACAGAAACTTTCATGCTCCCATGCCATCCATTAAATCAAGTAATCCACCTTCGTAGTAACCAGCAGTGAATCAGTGATAACACATGGaatacaacaacaataacaattacGTCGAAAATTGCTCCACTGCCTTAAAACCAGCAACCTTAAGTCCTTAACTAATCACCAACTCACCACACTACTGCCAAACCATGAATACAcactacttcctccattcaactccaatcTACCACTTTCCGTTTTCACGTTTGCCcacgcgtgttttacgcgttaaatatcattagctacgtATGTGCAAAAGTTATAAAAGAaggatatttttaatgtactcgtaaagacgaatcaaacaagatcccgcatgaatatattttcacttacgtatcgagagaaaattgaaattgaatactCACTTGtgaataatgtacaaaaatgaaattggtagagtggagttgaatatGGCAGCATTGCCACGATAACTTCAAACAGTTACAGTCCCGAAACAACAATCAAGCTCCTCACAactaaatcatttcattaaaatgtACCCCACTCGCGCAATCAAGTTTTACCTAATTCATCATAAATACGCCACATCCAATACACAATACGCTCTTAAAATGCATGTGTTACATCAATTTTAAGTAAGCTCTTAATTTAACACTCAATTGAACTGTAAACAAAACCTAATTAAAGAACAATTAACCACAAGATTGAATTCCGAAACAACGATCACAAACACTATTACTAAATCATTTCATTTATATATTCCACAATCGCGGAATCAAAGATTACCTAATTCATCATAAATACGCCACGACCGATACACAATACGCTCTTACAATACATATATCACATCGATTTCAAGCGCGCTAAACTCAATCGATTCGCAATTAAACAGATAAACAAAACCTAATTGGAAAAATACCTAATTACAAAAATTGAATTACAAACATAATTACGAAAAACAATCAAATTAAGATTAAAACTGAAATTCAAAGAAAAGAGAGAGAAAGATGAATACGCCGAGAGAGTAAGCGAGAGCAGAGCGTAAGCTAGAAGGAAGCTGTTGAGCGGCGGCCATTTCGAAGAAGGTAGGGCGCGTACCTTGTCCTCCTACCTGAAACAAcatcttctctctctctctcttcctttctgTTTTCTCCGGCGAGTTGCTCAACCACGTCGTCTCTATTTCTGTTACTAACTTACTACCAGTATCTTGTTTTGATTTCGACTCGGTCGGGGTCGGTTTGGTTCGGGTTATGTTGGATCGGATTGATGTGGATTGGGCTATTTTGGACTAGAAAGTGATTATTGACGGGTTTTTTTGGACCTAGGCTTGACCAGTACCCCTAATAAACCCGACTTAATGTGACCCGACCAGAATGTTTATTGTCGTACACTACTCATTATCCCGAAAAAAAATTGATAATAACAAAATACGAAACGATCTAAAACGCCCAACCCAGTTGACTCGTTTGCTAGGTCTAGTTGTAATGTTCGTTTAGTAAGAAATAAGAAGGGTTTTTTGTccaaaactaccttatatttagaggtatttgtaaaaaaactaccttatattatttttcttgttttaaactacctttgttttctcttttcttggtcaaaaactacctaagCTCACGATATGACGAGATTTGATCGATTTAGCGACATTAacctatctcacatgactctgttaacatcaaacaacaatgatcaaccgcATAAAAACCACAATTTAACTTCAGCTGACCAAGATTTATGtttttcacatttcaataataactatGAGCAGCTACTAAAATTAAGCATAAGTACATCATGACTTCCCAAAATCTGATCTAGGCATGATTTAAACATTAAAGAGTCGTATGAGATAGTTCAAAGCCGAAAAACTAACCAAATTTGTCTATACTATTAGcataggtagttattgaccaaaaataaagaaaacaaaggtagttgaaaacaaaaaaattaataaGGTAGTGTTTTTATAGGTACCTCTAAATATAAGGTAGCTTTTGACAAAAACCCAAATAAGAATAATGAACCATTGTATTGAACGAAAAATCTGACCTGAACTGAATTTCACTTATAGAACTTAAATTAAACTAATAAAAACTTAAATTCGATAACTGGTGAAGAGTAAAATTctatcattcattttttttttacatttagaCAACTTTGACCTCAATCCAACCTCGTCCAAGCATTTGAACACAAAtattatcctacaaccagttgtatagtggcattgtacaaccgcccccaaagttgttgagctcttacacctagttgttgagctattttcctaagttattgagcttaataattattctgttaagctcaataactttgtatcatagctcgataattttgttagtaaagctcgataactttataacaaagctcaactacTAAGTTGTACtagtatatacaaccagttgtataatacattaactgataTTTGAATAGCAAAAACTTTGAACAAATCAGTTCTGcaaagttttttttttggcagccgtAAATAACGAGTTGTAAGCAACTTCTAATTTAGATTCTAACCACCACGAGAGAATTTATCAATCCACATAAAAAGTGGCCAATATTTCTTACAAATTAGTGTGTATCCTAATCAAGGAGACAAATCTGAAGTCCAAACTAATTTCCACATCCAAGACTTGACTCGAGTCGAGAAACTGTAGTTCTTTTGAACAGACGATTTATCGTCATGGGTACGGAGAAACCACCGTTTCTCGAACCCATGTTGTAGTACTTTAATGTTTGTATTTTGGAACTACAAAAATAACAGCAGCATGACTCATAATCGACCTAAATGATCTGTTTGCAAGATCTACTCCTCATGCTACTGAAATGAATCATCGGTTCTCGGACGCTTCATGGGGGAAAGGGAAGACCTGTCGTCTTCTGGTTGCTGATCTAAACTACCAGAGCCCTCAGTTATTTTCTGCTTTCTTGAGTTATGAATTTCTCCGGGCGCTTGGCCTGAGGTACTTGTACCTTCCCCTGCCAGTAAATGGTCGTCGGAGGCCTTTGACTTACCGTCAAGAGAGGTGGTAGCGTTGCCATCAGATTGTCCAGGTTTCATCTTTTCCTTCTCGGCTTTGTTTTGACTCTCGAGCATCTGTAAGAGGTACTTTCCCTGCTCTTCGATTTGTAGCTGCAGTTTTCGTTGTATCTGAACAGAAGTAAGAGAGATCAGATTAAAATGCGAAACCAACTTATGGTGAGGTACACCAAAGTATCGGCTTCATTAGAGTATAATCGGTCGTTTTGGTATGAAATCAGATCATATAGGCGGGCCACACAAGCCATAAAAAAGCAAATCAGCATATACGAGTGTTGGGCATGGGTAAATATCCAAGTGAAGGACGGCCGAAAATTAATATTAGTGTGAAGTTGCTTCTTTAGACCAAAAGATTCGAGCTGTTCATGCAACTAAGCAATTTCCAAGACGTGCAAAAGAAATCAATCATATTTCGAAAGAATTAGCACAAACCAATGCCTATAAATCTGGCAAGAACAATCATATACAGCAAATCAACAATTTCCCAGAAGTGCAAAAGACATTATTGGAGCATCTATATACCTCTAGCTGTTCATGCAACTGCTTCTGAACTTCCATTTGCATTCGCAGAGCCTCGGTTATCGTGATACTCCTATATCCACAACACAAAAGTATGTCTTACCAGTTAGACAAAAAAATTAGGAAATTTGAGTAAACCAAACAAAACTGTAACCAGTACTACCTTCAAGCACCATCCCAGACTTATCGTCTTCATTTGCCTTTTGTGGTCAACCCATGTTAACTTTGATCATTAATTTCTCAAAACATATGTATTCGTTATATTTGATTTATCGAAATACGGAGTAACTATGTCCCGCTCTCATTTTTCAAAACTCAAATTGAAACAAGAGAAATGGGATTGATGAAGTATAGATGAAGGGTTTACTATTCCTTATAATCATTTGGGTTTACTACCCATTTCCTTTTTGGAAAATTTGAATTAATTCACTACATTTCTATTTTGTGGTAAGAAATAACACACAAAAATAATTTCTCATGTAAATGTGGGTCCCAATCTTTCCTCATATTTTTCATCAATTCATCTCCTAAAATTTGGTCAAAAAACAAATGTAGTGAAACCAAGTGAATAGAGGGGCTGAGGGGGTATAATCCAAGCGCACAAACATATAAGCTACCCGTCTCCCCCGCACAAAAGGACTTAAAAATTGGTGAAAGTAAAATAAATTTTGGAGAATAATGGCTTACGTTTTCAAGTCTACCGGTGAGATCTGCTCAATACCACTACTTCTATTCTCTGGATTACCTGCAGAACATCTAATCAATAAACAAAATCTTTTGCCAATTAGCAATGAAGAGTTTTTTTGGACGGAGGGAGTTAAAAGCCAACAGCTGAGCCATACAACCACCAATCTCATCTTATAATAGTCTCTTGCTCAACGGAATACAGTCGTGTATCTTTCGAGCAGGTTTATATTTGACTGTTTTGACAATATGTGCTCCAATGGGAGATAAGCAAGAGGTTTGCCGCATAAAACTTGATAACGTTTAAAAAGACATGAGCTTCACAAGGTAGAACAAAGGTGATTACACCCTTCTGACAAGCTCACAGAGGAGAAGGAGACATAAATTGGACGAGAGAAGCAACGGATAAGAGAGGTGAGAAACAACAATCATGAAACGATAAaaacaaatgaattaaaaaacTACAAAAAGAAATTGTATGCATATAATTCAGAAGGTGACCTTCAGATGATTCTGGCCTGACTCTTGCAGTCCTATATTTCTGAAGTAggaaaaaaaaaatggtgtaagCTCAAACGATGTAAATGCATGTAGCGATGAACAGCGTTGTCACATAGGAGTAACATAAACTCGTACCTGCAGGTGGCTTTTCACATGGTAGATGGTCAAGCCTTCAACATTCATGAGCCTTAAGACACCTTTGGGAGTAGCTTCTGAAATAGAAACCACCGGTCAACACAGTCAAATCAAACCATCGAGACCCCTCACCCACAGGAaacgaataaaaaaaaaaaaacattttcgaGAGCGAAAACGCACTTTCACTACCACCAAGCTGATTGACAGCATCAACAAAGGCTTCATGAAGTTCTGGTGTCCAGCGCATGCGAGGTTTATTTGATTGACCAGCAGACGCTGAATTGGAAGTCGCAGAAACTTCTCTAGAGGGTAAAGAAAGCTGCTGCTGAAGTGTTGGCTGTGGAGCTATTAAATCAGAGGACGACTGTGGTACCTGCAAGCGGGCACAAAAATAGAATTAAACTGAAAGCATATGATAATTTCCTTTCTTACACAGCATCACCCAAGCTCCTTAAGGGCTTCCCCGAATGGCGGGATAAGGATGACAGATGTACACAGCTTAGAGGCTGCTTCCTGATTATCCCATAACCAAAAAAAACATCAAGAATCGTATCAATTGAATGCTACTTCACAACGAATTGAAGTTCACTAGTTTGGTGAGCCGTTATGCAATATTTCATCATAAttcaaaacaactcaaaaccaaacaacaatgAGTCACCAACTCCATTTGAAATGGAAGCACACTCTTAAAAGGCCGTGCATATAAAGAGTCTATGTCTTCCAAGGTTTCAAAACGAACCCAGTGAAACAATACAAAAGTAGACAAGCAACCTTGGGCTGCATATGCGATTGTCCACAAAACAATATGCGACGATAAATATCTTCAGAGGCACGAAACATCGAAACCTACTAAACTTTACAACTACATATGAGCAAGAACCCACCTTTGGTTGCTGGTCCCCGACATTGGAATCACCAAGAATCTCATTCCAGTTAGGCTCCAAATTGTTCACGTACAGGTCATCTTCTGCAAGCTCTTTCCAAGTAATTCTCTTGACATGGTTTTCATTCGACATGAAGTCTGTATTATTACCCACTTGACCATTAGGTAAGGGTAAGCTTTCAGGAAAATCAAGCAAATCCTGAAGTTGGCCAGTACTCCAAGAATTATCGTCATCATCTTCCTTATGGTAGTTGATAAAACCAGTCGGTTGAATATCTAAAGGGTCATTTTGAAAATGTGATATGCCTCCTGATGACTGACTTATAAATGAAGAATTCTGTGGCTGCCTTTCACAAGGAGCGAATGAAGGGAACTGTAGATCACTTGGGAATCCTGACACGTAAGGAATATCGTTGTGAGAGGACCCAATACAAGAAACAATAGGGTTAGCCTGCACATTATGGCACGGGACCGTTTCTCTTGATGAGGACACAGCAAATGGATCAGGTGAACCTGGAAAGTCTTCTAAGGGATTCGTCAAAGTGGCCAATGGCGATTTGAGTTCATTGAAACGCTTTCCACTAGAAGTCGAAATAGGTAAGGTAGGGCAGTTCCCACCAGCAGTGTGCATTGGAAATGAAGAATGCATGTTCATCTCCATCCATAAAATAAATTATCAACCCTCAAGGTACACAGCTAGATTAAGAATCAATTGTATCCAAAATAGCAAACTATTTTTCCAATTTGTGCAAGATCTTCAAAATCAATCATCTGACTCTCACTTTATCTTAAAAAAATTAGAAGCACATCACTGAGTTGCAGAATCTGCAAACAAAATCACACGTTAAGACACAACAAAAACTCCACAAATTGTCAGTTTAAGACAATCTCGGAATCAACCATAGTCCATAGAGATCCATTATCGGTCGTTTTGCCACAGACGTGACTGATACCACTTCAAAGTGAGGTCATAGTAACCTTCAAAGATGATAAGTGGGGCAAGAGACTCACAAGTCAATCCAGTGGCGCGGTTCAGATATAAAAGCATCAAGATAGAAATCAATGAAAATATCATCACACAGAGGTTAACTATTTACCACATGACAGACAATACGTTTCTCAAATATTGGAACTCTACTGATGAGCTAATAAACCCCCCAAGTCTTGATAAATCAACTAGCCCATCTTATTCAATATTGTCAATAGATCAAATTGTTGGCTGATGAAAACTAACAAGCATGAATTAAAGCATTAACATGTTCTTAATGAATCACTCAGAGTAAGGCTGACGAGATTAGGATCTACCATTGGACTGTAGTAGTGTTTAGTTCAGATTGCATAGTCAAATCGAGGATTGTAAGTTTCAACTAATAGTTTCAATGAACATGTATATGAAACAAATTTGGTACAATTTGTACAATAAAAGGTTGAAAGTCTATCAAATGAGTGAAATATTATCTAGCAAGAGTTGGACGAAACAAGTCAGAGACTTATCCTCCTACAAGACTGGTTACTATCCCTCAAACACGAGAAAGGTTTGGAAGGGAAATGGCATTAGTCCATTTCCTCATCCCTCCCTTTTCCTCCCCTTCATCCCCATCCTCTCCGCTTCCCTTCTCAATGTGTACACAAACAAGGGGTAGCACGGCATACATTAAAGCATACAAAGATAAAGTTTAAAATTAACTCTTCATTACAACCATGAATGACGGCATTCAAGTAGCAGAACACTAACTAGCTGGTCTCAAACTCTCGATCCATCTATCAACACAACTAAATACACACAGTAGTTCCTGAACTCGTCACTCAATCTCATACCCAACCaacaaaactccattaaaacctACTTCATTTCATTATTCAAGGTAACTACAAAATCATACTAAAGCATTAACCTAAACCCATAATCTAGGATGGCCATAACGCCACTCAGAAATACACTCTGCCACTCGTTTTATACTAGAGAGTTTTAGATAAACCGACAACTAATACTCTAACAAAGCGAGCAGCACAACCAATTAACCCTTTGTGTTCGCCAATCCGTCTCAttttagacggacactatccttCTAAAGTTGTAGACGGATAGTAGTcatctcacaaaatgcaagtggggGTATCTATTTCCCACCCACTTACATTATCCACTCTCATTTTGTGAGACGGATACTATCCGTCTACAGCTTTAGACTGATAGTGTCtgtctaaagtgagaatttgtgttcgCATTATCATTCGCCCTATAATCTACCACACTAGGTCCCACAACAATCATTCCAAATTCATCTCTAATCAAGAAAACTTCGAAAACCCACTTAACCGCCACTACAAATCTCATAAAAACTCAATCACAACCCTAATTACAAACACATTTAATCAATCCAACAGTAAAAAAAATACTCCCTTCGTCTCAATCACTTGTTTAAGTCTGATTAAAGTATACCCTCACCGAGaataaaaaaaggtaaacaaatgaacaagacgGGAAGAGTAAATTCAAACAACACCCAACATAATTCAACATCCAAACATCATTAACAACCACACCATAgtaataataaactaaataacactCAAATTTTCACCACAAATTACAGAATCTCAAATTCTCAAAATCTAAAGATACCCATAACAAATTattaaatattttaataaaataaaagaaacccATTAATAATAATCGAATCTTTTACCTGGGAATTAATGGAATTTTGCAAAGAATAAGAAAAGACCCTCCAAAAAGTTGAATTCTGTGATTTTTTGGGGAGAAAAATATGATTAATTTGAATGAAACGACATTAAATTATCGTACTATTGTCTGTAAAACCTATGACTTAAACAAACAAAAATCTGAATTGTAGGGTGaaatttagagagagaaagtataTGAAAGATGTGAAAGAGGGAAGAAAAGATGTGGTG
Protein-coding sequences here:
- the LOC141619820 gene encoding protein PHR1-LIKE 1-like — protein: MEMNMHSSFPMHTAGGNCPTLPISTSSGKRFNELKSPLATLTNPLEDFPGSPDPFAVSSSRETVPCHNVQANPIVSCIGSSHNDIPYVSGFPSDLQFPSFAPCERQPQNSSFISQSSGGISHFQNDPLDIQPTGFINYHKEDDDDNSWSTGQLQDLLDFPESLPLPNGQVGNNTDFMSNENHVKRITWKELAEDDLYVNNLEPNWNEILGDSNVGDQQPKVPQSSSDLIAPQPTLQQQLSLPSREVSATSNSASAGQSNKPRMRWTPELHEAFVDAVNQLGGSEKATPKGVLRLMNVEGLTIYHVKSHLQKYRTARVRPESSEGNPENRSSGIEQISPVDLKTSITITEALRMQMEVQKQLHEQLEIQRKLQLQIEEQGKYLLQMLESQNKAEKEKMKPGQSDGNATTSLDGKSKASDDHLLAGEGTSTSGQAPGEIHNSRKQKITEGSGSLDQQPEDDRSSLSPMKRPRTDDSFQ